The genomic DNA ACCACACCGATGCATGCAGGTGGGACAtaccacacccgtcaacttgtttgtcgcacacatttccatacattttttcatgtcgcgcgactagtcggccgacaaagttgcacggtgcggcccggcccttaggagGAAGTATGTTTACcaaaattatctcaatttcatccactaaaaataaataaaacaagaaagCCAATTAAAAgatctgtgtatttaattttcaatgatcatttatcttaaaattatttaaataaactgctAAGAGTAAATGTCACGTGCTAATTCAGCcaaaatgtatgaatattaacagtatatttatataataacaattttttttatatttatcccaGTATGTAATTTTTCATGTGTATTAAGGTGagattttcgagtaaatgatttttagacaaatttcacacttgtaaggtttttcacccgtgtgagatctcaaatggatcttaagtgtatttttatcaaaaaatgattttcaacaaatttcacatgtgtgtggttttatcccagtatgcacatttttatgtttctcgagGTCAGAATtctgaataaatgattttagacaaatttcacatttgtgtggttttatcccagtatgataATTTTCATGTATCACGAGGtaagattttcgagaaaatgattttaaacaaatgccacatttgtgtagttttatctcagtatgcaaattttgatgtgtatcggggttagatttttgagtaaatgatttaagacaaatttcacatttgcgTGGTTGTATCccaatatatttttcatgtttcacatggtgagatttttgagaaaatgattttaaacaaatttcacacttgcaAGGTTTTTtacccgtgtgagttcttaaatgtctcacaagtttatttttattaacaaatgattttaaacaaatttcacatttgtgtagttttatggcagtatgcaatttttcatgtataacaaggtgagatttttgagtaaatgattttagacaaatttcacacttgtagggcttttcccccgtgtgagttcttaaatgtcttACAAGTgtattttttgcaataaatgattttaaacaaagttcacatttgtgtagttctatcccagtatgcaaatttttatgattCTCGAGGTCAgaattttgagtaaatgattttattcaaatttcacaattgtgtgattttatcccagtatgaaatttttcatgtatcACGAGGtaagattttcgagaaaatgattttaaacaaatttcacacttgtaaggtttttcacctgtgtgagatctcaaatggatcttaagtgtatttttatcaacaaatgattttagacaaatttcacatttgtgtggttttatctcagtatgattttttttatgtatcacaaggtaagattttcgagaaaatgatttcaaacaaatgtcacatttatgttttatgcaatttttgcaaatttttcatgcaattcaaatttgtatgcaatttttcatgcgCATTAAGggaagatttttgagtaaatgattttagacaaatttcacacttgtaaggtttttcgcccgtgtgagatctcaaatggatcttaattgtatttttatcaacaaatgattttagacaaatttcacatttgtgtggttttatcccagtatgcaatttttcatgtgtaaGAAGGTGACATTTTTGATTAAATGatattagacaaatttcacatttgtgtggttttatctcagtatgattttttttatgtatcacaaggtaagattttcgagaaaatgatttcaaacaaatgtcacatttatgttttatcccagtatgcaatttttcatgcgCATTAAGGGatgatttttgagtaaatgatatAAGACAAagttcacatttgtgtggttttatcccagtatgcaatttttcatgcgCATTAAGggaagatttttgagtaaatgattttagacaaatttcacatttgtgtggttttatcccagtatgcaatttttcatgtgtaaGAAGGTgacatttttgattaaattatattagacaaatttcacatttgtgtggttttatctcagtatgattttttttatgtatcacGAGGtaagattttcgagaaaatgattttaaacaaatgccacatttgtgtagttttatctcagtatgcaaattttgatgtgtatcggggttagatttttgagtaaatgatttaagacaaatttcacatttgcgTGGTTGTATCccaatatatttttcatgtttcaCGTGgtgagatttttgagaaaatgattttaaacaaatttcacacttgtaaggtttTTTACCCGTGTAAGTTCttaaatgtctcacaagtttatttttattaacaaactagtgttggacccgttgatttcaacgggtggtttcgaaaaggaattgaaacttgaataaaaataaagttaaagatattgaatcgactggtttcggaaagaaattgatgcacgaatgacaaattacgaagtgattacgaattacgaattacgttttgtgcatcgccgaccccccgacgcctttgccccaaagcgcccccgatgcctccgtcgctccggggccttcggccccagcgccgccgacgccaccgacgcacaaaaatgaaaaatatgaaaaaaatgaaaaaaataaaaaaatgaaaaaaatgaaaaaactgaaaaaatgaaaaaactaaaaaaatgaaaatgaaaaaactgaaaaaatgaaaaaactgaaaaaatgaaaaaaatgaaaaatatgaaaaaaatgaaaaatatgaaaaaaaaaaaaatttgttccccatactggttgacggttgatcgtccgtcacatacaaatatacaaatatatttagcgacagtccgtttttatatatattatgcttttaaacaaatttcacattcgtGTAGTTTTATggcagtatgcaatttttcatgtataacaaggtgagatttttgagtaaatgattttagacaaatttcacacttgtaggGCTTTTCcctgtgtgagttcttaaatgtcttACAAGTgtattttttgcaataaatgattttaaacaattttcacatttgtgtggttttatcccagtatgcaaatttttatgtttctcgagGTCAgaattttgagtaaatgattttagacaaatttcacacttgtaaagTTTTTaacccgtgtgagttcttaaatgtctcacaaatgtatttttatcaacaaatgattttaaacaattttcacatttgtgtggttttatcccagtatgcaatttttcatgtgttaGAAGGTGacatttatgaataaatgattttaaacaaatttcacatttgtgtggttttatcccagtatgcaatttttcatgcgCATTAAGggaagatttttgagtaaatgattttagacaaatttcacacttgtaaggtttttcgcccgtgtgagatctcaaatggatcttaattgtatttttatcaacaaatgaatttagacaaatttcacatttgtgtggttttatcccagtatgcaatttttcatgtgtaaGAAGGTGACATTTTtgactaaatgattttagacaaatttcacatttgtatggttttatctcagtatgattttttttatgtatcacaaggtaagattttcgagaaaatgatttcaaacaaatgtcacatttatgttttataccagtatgcaatttttcatgcgCATTAAGggaagatttttgagtaaatgattttagacaaatttcacatttgtgtggttttatcccagtatgcaatttttcatgtgtaaGAAGGTGACATTTTTGATTAAATGatattagacaaatttcacatttgtgtggttttatctcagtatgattttttttatgtaactcGAGGtaagattttcgagaaaatgattttaaacaaatgccacatttatgtggttttatcccagtatgcaaatttttatgtgtatcgaggttagatttttgagtaaatgattttaaacaaatttcacacttgtaaggtttttcacccatgtgagatctcaaatggctcttaagtgtatttttatcaataaatgatttgaaacaaatttcacatttgtgtggttttatcccagtatgcaatttttcatgtgtaaGAAGGTGACATTTTtgactaaatgattttagacaaattccacatttgtgtggttttatctcggtatgattttttttatgaatcacgaggtaagatttttgagaaaatgatttcaaacaaatgtcacatttatgttttatcccagtatgcaattttttatgtttattgagGTTATatatttgagtaaatgatttaagacaaatttcacatttgtgtggttttatcaaAGTATGATCTTTTATATgtatcacaaggtaagattttcgagaaaatgatttcaaacaaatgtcacatgtatgtcttatcccagtatgcaaatttttatgtttatcgaGGTTATATTTTTGGGTAAATGATttaagacaaatttcacacttgtaaggctttcctCCCGTGTGACTTATTAGATGTCTCACAAGtccatttttttgaataaatgattttaaacaaatatcacattgaaaTAGCTTTTCTCCAGGAAATGatcttttgtgtaaaataagttCAGATTCAATGGGAAACGGCTTCAAGcaaatttcactattctttcggtgaattgtcgaTTGTGAAGGCTCATGAATTGTCGATTGTGAAGGCTCATCgttccatattaaatcttccaataaaacttcttcagGCTCGATCTTCAAGCAATCACCTAATCTAATCAGTCGAGAGGATTCGTtgtttcgaaaacaagcctttcgaaagctgatcaacaattccagattagtcttacacgaaagacacaccgtgtctggcaacccatcgcctcttttaacctgcagatgaaagAAGTAGGATTAAGAGTTGACCAATTGGGTCCACAATAATTGTAACCTGTTACCAGCACCGACCTGAAtctgacagcaggtccgaatgcgttgctccagacgctctggatgaggatctggtctctggaagatggagacggaagattcggccggagctggtccaagacaaagcctgcactccatcgtccctgtaTTTAACTCTGACAACAACCAGATCGACTCGCTTCGCCCGGTCTAAATTTGTTACTAgtttagggttgccataattacactgagcaacaaaaaatctcgtttttgagttaccagattggcgactaaccaatctttactaagtttgacccactgaattcgaatatgataatgattttatttgGATAGTGATCGTTAACGAGATATGAGCGcttaaaaaatgcgcgatttttacagttttttggcatTTGCGGACTACATACCATCTCGCTTGCACTAACGCTAGCCACGTTACGAATGTCTACATAGCGAAAGCATTTctattgcaattaccgctcgatagataaaaaaaacgtacgtttagaaaaaaaaaatatttagatagaaaatcaatccttataagggttcggtgattactagtcaaatgtgaactggTCATAGgagaaccggtcgctctagatcggtcacacgtgatcacccgtcacactaaaactggtcacaccctaaaactggtcactccctaaaactggtcacgagaaaaccggtcacaccctaaaatcggtcctgagaaaactggtcacacccaaaaattaaaaaattggtcGTATGATAACTGGtcacacaaaaaaattattcgcaaatactttttatttacgaaatttgtattattatcgactagacatatgagCTTCGcaccaagtaaaaggccaaagtcgtgtcacagcgtttattgatgattaatgagatacacACACtagcagtgctcagtccagaatggcTTGATATCGCCTCAGTACTGCCTTATAAGGAacaggtctctcaggacatctttaACGTCCGGTTTGCctgcctattgttatggtcacgtattagatgtcccacgctaccgctgtggATTCTGAAAACTCggatatgatatatatatatactcggaTATATTTCGAATCCACGCTACCGCTGTGGATTCGAAAAACCGGAATGTGACCCCAAGTTATCGCTACCCCACCAAGTGCTTTCCGGgggataatcctcgaaaccaaatataacggtcacacagtctctgggatgctactcgggctaatccgattgcaactactcggcggctctttttagtatacgtaacaatattataattaaactcgatcacacgtgatcacccctcacaccctaaaactggtcgcaCCAGGGCGTGAccggttttctcgtgaccagttttagcgtgacggatgatcacgagtgaccgatatAGAGCGACCaattgtcctgtgaccggttcacatttgactagtaatcaccgaaccactttGGACCAAATAgattgcatgtatttatgtgcaTGGCAACACTGCACTGGCGCCAAATACTTCAACTGTCAACGGTCTGTcattaaataaacaaactcGAATGTCGCAGACATGAATAAACTCAAGGTAAATATGATTATATTCGTGATTTTCCTCGTTTGATCACCATATCAGCTTTTGAGGAGCACGCCAATCACCTTGATAATACGTTAACATATTTTCTAACCAAATACAACCATTTCCTTATTTTTAGACAAAATCGCAACCAAAGTCCCAGACTACTTTGAcgtcatatttttcaaaaccgAACACCTTGAAATTGCTATCCACAAATGCTATAGAAGATCAATTGGAAATTGCCTTGGATGGCGAATCGAAAGAAAATAGTCCCAGTCCCAAGAAACTCACACCAACGCTCCATGACAACAGTCCAAAATGTAGCCAACGATATGTAAACAACATTTCTCAGCAAAGTCCGCTTGAACAAAACATTGATTTTGGTCATTTTCATTCTAATACCACGTCAAGAAAGGTTAAATTGAACGATGAAGATTTTACGATATCATCTTCACCCAAAAAACCTAAACAGTTTGATAGTAAATCTGATAAAATGCCTCTACAGTGTGtagataattttaaaagttCTGACAACATTCTGGAATATGATACTAGTGGAGTTTTCGACGACCTGTTCGATTCTAACGTTGAGGAAAAATGCGTATCGCTTAATAGCAATATGGATAATATCTTTGACGATCAAATAGACGAGGCGTTTGTCGACAATTGGGATATGAATGATACGGTGTGTAATATTGTATTACACtgtgaaatatgtaaatatataagtatgcaTTCATTttcatgtgtattatatttattatagttaATTGAAGATTTGGACATATCACAGTGGCAAAGATGCATAGTTGTAAACGCTTACAAGAGCCACGCCGAGACTGTTCTTAAATTGAAATCAATCGAAAATGAAAAGTTTggaacttgtataataaaagacTTTTGGTTGGTTACACTATAGGCGATTGATTCCATTCAATGaattatctttttatttattttttgtaattatcatATACTTTCAGGAAGgatgtatatattgaaactgaTAATGTTGTATCAATAATAAGCATTAAACATAACGATGGTCAGTATTATGTGACAAATCAAGGAGGATACCTCGTATTATGGCCGGACAATTTAATCACCGGTACTGAAATTGTAAACTCTTTATTTTGCACTAGGAAGTCCATCTTGCAAAGTAACTTTAAAGGCATGGATAGTGGAAATAAGAGTGTAAGCCTTTAAACAATATACTAATCGCAATTCTCTCATCTTAGCG from Arctopsyche grandis isolate Sample6627 chromosome 1, ASM5162203v2, whole genome shotgun sequence includes the following:
- the LOC143922505 gene encoding uncharacterized protein LOC143922505, with translation MECRLCLGPAPAESSVSIFQRPDPHPERLEQRIRTCCQIQVKRGDGLPDTVCLSCKTNLELLISFRKACFRNNESSRLIRLGDCLKIEPEEVLLEDLIWNDEPSQSTIHEPSQSTIHRKNSEICLKPFPIESELILHKRSFPGEKLFQCDICLKSFIQKNGLVRHLISHTGGKPYKCEICLKSFTQKYNLDKHKNLHTGIRHTCDICLKSFSRKSYLVIHIKDHTLIKPHKCEICLKSFTQIYNLNKHKKLHTGIKHKCDICLKSFSQKSYLVIHKKNHTEIKPHKCGICLKSFSQKCHLLTHEKLHTGIKPHKCEICFKSFIDKNTLKSHLRSHMGEKPYKCEICLKSFTQKSNLDTHKNLHTGIKPHKCGICLKSFSRKSYLELHKKNHTEIKPHKCEICLISFNQKCHLLTHEKLHTGIKPHKCEICLKSFTQKSSLNAHEKLHTGIKHKCDICLKSFSRKSYLVIHKKNHTEIKPYKCEICLKSFSQKCHLLTHEKLHTGIKPHKCEICLNSFVDKNTIKIHLRSHTGEKPYKCEICLKSFTQKSSLNAHEKLHTGIKPHKCEICLKSFIHKCHLLTHEKLHTGIKPHKCENCLKSFVDKNTFVRHLRTHTG